TGGTATGACTGGGGGCATGGGGGCACTGTCAGACTGTAACAATGACcaaaaatggaatataaaaaatcaatcaacaaaTAGGTCAGaacatttgtttatgtattttaccTCCCATTCTTTATTTAAGGTTTACTGTTATAAAAAActgaataacaataaaaataattctgtgttttatatttttccattttataaaTCGGTTTTTAAGCACGAATAGAGAACCTATAGcataaaataagataagataaacctTTATTGACCCCCAGCGAGGAAATTCACTGCAGCCTGCCAGATTGGGAGTACCTGTTTCTTACAGTCATTATGCAAATATTCACCCACAGgcacacaaaataacattgatAGTTCTAGCTGACCTTTATATGATGCTGTTAAAAGTCagtaaaaatatatccaaatcTCTCTGGCAGTCTCAACCAAAACTGAGCATTGAATGTTGCTTCACAACAGTAATATTTGTTGCAGTGCTGTTGTATTGGGTTGTGTTAAACTGTACAGGTGTCCCTGACATTCTGTTTGCCCCCTTAGCACAGAGTAGTTCAAACTAGATcttttttgaccattttaaGATCATCTCCATCACAGAGATATTTTTGAGGTTACAAAACAtgtcaaagacacacacagtcaaacgtgtctctgtttgtttcataATTCTTCCCAGTTTCTCGTGTCTGCTTTGGGTTCCCATTGGTCATAGCACTCCATTGTCTGGTTTGTGTTATGTGTTCTGGGAGTGGCCAGTTTGCTTTCATAACCCGAGTTGGAATATATTGTTGCTTTGGACCAGACTGCAAAGATACAATTTTCGAATGCATGGAACCCAACACTCTGCCACAATGTAAGTACAATTTTACTGTCCAGATTGTCTTAGATGAAAATTATTGAATAGAAATTTCTTGGTGTATGAATTAAGCCTAAATGTTGTGTGAAAACTGTCCTCTTCTCACTGGTTGAACTGGTTTGTTAAATCTTAGTATATGTGTGTCTCAGGATTTATCTTTCAGGGCTTGTTGGCTTTCTGCTGGTGCTAACAGCTGAGGGCAGAGTTGGGTAAGAAACCTGAATTTAATCTCCATTTATCCCCATTAATCCCCATTAGCTGCATTTGACCAAAATTACAGAGTAAAAAAAGTTAATGTTTTTACATTGAAGTGTTGGTTATTAGAAAACTGGAAGTGCTGTTACCTCCACAAGTCTTATTTGAAAATTTCTAATTAGCTCCTGAAGTAGACTGATGGATACATGAGGGATTGAATATACCAATCACATTTATACCCAGATCCTGGCACAGATGATTGCTGCTATCACCTAATATACCTCTTAATGACTGcattttaatagttttcacTCTAATTACACAGAAACTCATCTCAGTTACAGTTCTGTTCTGAGACAGAACAATGCCTGCTGTTCGATTTGATTTGCGAGACTGACCAATATGAGGTGAGTGTGTCTGAGCAAGACAGAAACcttttcacatttcagatgcAAGAAATTTTCAAAAAGCCGACCTTGCCACATTTGTTCATGTCCCTCAGGTCCGTCACTATGACTCTGTGAGATGGGTTTCAACTAATGAGACATCCTACTTCATGGAGATTGCAGCAATGAGAGCATTCAGACGACTGTATGAATACATCACTGGTGCCAACGAGAATGGTGCGACCTGTGTTTGCACCCacttatttatgttttatttaatattttattgaaacAGATAGTCTCATTTTCAAGAGAGATATgtgcacaaaaataaacatacagtataagctTAGACAAAAAATCAGAACAGCACaccatttatatacacattacagTGGTTCAACATTGCAGAAAACAATTACAAGTAGCATTCAAAATGCTTGAGTATAATGTTTTTAAGTCTTCAAAAGCAATGAGAGATTTTACTTGCAAAACTTTCTGTAACTCATTCAGTTTGTAAGGAACATAATTTAGAACCAGTCTTTCCAACCTCTATTTGAATATGTGGTACAGCTAAAATTACAATGCCCTTTGActataattactgtatttgGTCGTGATCAGAGAGCAGAGATAGTCTGGCAGTTTTATTGGATATTTAAGTCAGAACATTTGATATGTTGTTATGTATTTCCTATTTGtgacatttctaaaaaaaaaaaactgttgtattttctgaatgtttttcttcagGAAAGAAAATTCAAATGACAGCTCCTGTTGTTGTGAAAATGTCTGACAAGAAATTCTGGGAAATGGGTGTCTACACAACAAGTTTTTTGCTGCCAGCTGAACATCAGATGAATCCCCCCAAACCTACTAATGACAAGGTATGCTTCTCTGACAAAACATGGcagaacaattaaaaaaacatcaaccttCATTTAGTCATAATTGCCATGATCATGTTTGAATGATAATGAAACTTTG
This genomic interval from Siniperca chuatsi isolate FFG_IHB_CAS linkage group LG21, ASM2008510v1, whole genome shotgun sequence contains the following:
- the soul5 gene encoding heme-binding protein 2; this encodes MHGTQHSATMIYLSGLVGFLLVLTAEGRVGNSSQLQFCSETEQCLLFDLICETDQYEVRHYDSVRWVSTNETSYFMEIAAMRAFRRLYEYITGANENGKKIQMTAPVVVKMSDKKFWEMGVYTTSFLLPAEHQMNPPKPTNDKVYIHDMPDMKMYVRSYGGWMTSLSDKNKANSLSSALDSVGAKYKKGFHYAVGYNSPMTMFNRHNEVWFVAEDEPICTSSSEELEFSPFS